From a region of the Halanaerobium hydrogeniformans genome:
- a CDS encoding cyclic-di-AMP receptor yields MGKRAEAGKTIKMVIAVVHDHDAADLLEALTAAGFQATKLASTGGFLREGNTTFIIGSDREHVDEVLEIIKEECQARSKTVAPMSPVANSLEGYYSFPMEIKIGGATVFIIDVEQFVKL; encoded by the coding sequence ATGGGAAAAAGAGCAGAAGCAGGTAAAACCATCAAAATGGTAATTGCTGTAGTCCATGACCATGATGCTGCAGATCTATTAGAAGCTTTGACAGCTGCAGGTTTTCAGGCTACCAAGCTGGCTTCAACAGGTGGATTTTTAAGAGAGGGAAACACCACTTTTATAATCGGTTCTGACAGAGAACATGTTGATGAGGTATTAGAGATCATTAAAGAAGAGTGTCAGGCAAGGAGCAAAACGGTTGCACCTATGTCACCTGTGGCTAATTCACTGGAAGGTTATTATTCTTTTCCGATGGAAATAAAAATTGGTGGAGCAACAGTCTTTATTATAGATGTTGAGCAATTTGTTAAGCTGTAG
- the holB gene encoding DNA polymerase III subunit delta', with translation MSFDSILGQEDAVEILQDEMEKQRISHAYLFSGQSGIGKSKLGYEFAKAVFCREEELDSCDKCISCRKMEHQNHPDFKIISILENKNIISIDQIRELKKEIAYKPYESEKKLYIIESADQMSKEAANSLLKTLEDPPSFATIILLAEDTSRLLPTIISRCQQLKLKNLAQGKIKKLLLEKGIAAEKAEILSRTAQGSPGKALAAAEKENFFEERKDIYDFLTDIDKKNTIQIFKLTKKLTSLLKADFPCFDLLSDWYRDIMMIKQDYLEAVKNKDYLKELKRLAANMKENEIINKLDLIARTEEYINRNVRAKLSLQVLFFKLRQPDSE, from the coding sequence ATGAGTTTTGATTCTATTTTAGGACAGGAAGATGCTGTAGAAATACTTCAGGATGAGATGGAAAAACAAAGGATTAGTCATGCCTATCTATTCAGCGGTCAGTCTGGAATTGGAAAATCCAAACTTGGCTATGAGTTCGCGAAGGCAGTTTTTTGCCGGGAAGAAGAACTTGACAGCTGTGATAAATGTATCAGCTGTCGTAAAATGGAGCATCAAAACCATCCCGATTTTAAGATAATCTCTATTCTGGAGAACAAAAATATTATTTCCATAGATCAAATTAGAGAACTGAAAAAAGAAATCGCCTACAAACCTTATGAAAGCGAAAAAAAGCTATATATTATAGAGTCAGCAGATCAAATGAGCAAAGAAGCTGCCAACAGTCTTTTGAAAACCTTAGAAGACCCACCTTCTTTTGCAACAATTATTCTGCTGGCAGAGGATACGAGCCGACTGCTGCCTACGATAATATCCCGCTGTCAGCAGCTAAAACTAAAAAATCTGGCCCAGGGTAAAATCAAAAAGCTGCTGCTTGAAAAGGGAATAGCAGCAGAAAAGGCAGAAATTTTAAGTAGAACTGCCCAGGGCAGTCCGGGGAAGGCCCTGGCTGCAGCAGAAAAAGAAAACTTTTTTGAAGAAAGAAAAGATATTTACGATTTTTTAACAGATATAGATAAAAAAAACACCATTCAAATTTTTAAACTAACTAAAAAATTAACTTCTTTACTCAAAGCAGACTTCCCCTGCTTTGATTTGCTATCAGACTGGTATCGCGATATAATGATGATTAAGCAAGATTATTTAGAAGCGGTAAAAAATAAGGATTATCTGAAAGAATTAAAAAGGCTCGCAGCTAATATGAAAGAAAATGAGATTATTAATAAACTGGATTTAATAGCCAGGACTGAGGAATATATCAACAGAAATGTAAGGGCCAAACTGAGCCTGCAGGTATTATTTTTTAAACTGCGCCAGCCTGATTCAGAATAG
- a CDS encoding PSP1 domain-containing protein, with translation MYTVVGVSFKQAGKIYYFDPGDIEIKAGDNVIVETARGIEYAEVVVGKKEVTEEEIVAPLKDVIRKATLKDREIHERNKELEEEAYDICYRKIDEHGLLMKLIDVEYTFDHNKIIFYFTADGRIDFRELVKDLAAIFKTRIELRQIGVRDEAKMLGGLGPCGLPVCCATFLRDFQPISIKMAKKQNLSLNPSKISGLCGRLMCCLQYEATTYRKLKKEMPNIGEKVELEMGKARVVDRNLVKHTVTVDVGTEDDLEIKVDDLENYERD, from the coding sequence ATGTATACGGTAGTTGGAGTAAGTTTTAAACAAGCTGGCAAAATATACTATTTTGATCCAGGAGATATTGAAATAAAAGCCGGGGACAATGTAATAGTCGAAACCGCCCGCGGAATAGAATATGCAGAAGTAGTTGTAGGAAAAAAAGAGGTAACAGAAGAGGAGATAGTTGCACCTCTTAAAGATGTAATCAGAAAGGCAACTTTAAAAGATAGAGAAATACATGAGAGAAACAAGGAACTTGAAGAAGAAGCCTATGATATTTGCTATAGAAAAATTGATGAACATGGACTGCTCATGAAGTTGATCGATGTGGAATATACTTTTGATCACAATAAGATCATCTTCTATTTTACAGCAGACGGCAGGATTGACTTTAGAGAACTGGTTAAAGATTTAGCAGCAATTTTTAAAACCAGAATAGAATTAAGACAGATCGGTGTCAGGGATGAAGCAAAGATGCTTGGTGGTTTAGGTCCCTGTGGACTTCCTGTCTGCTGTGCTACATTTTTGCGTGATTTTCAGCCTATATCTATCAAAATGGCAAAAAAACAGAATTTATCATTAAATCCTTCCAAAATTTCAGGACTATGTGGACGCTTAATGTGCTGTCTGCAGTATGAAGCTACAACCTACCGCAAATTGAAAAAAGAAATGCCTAATATAGGTGAAAAGGTAGAACTTGAGATGGGTAAAGCCAGGGTTGTAGACCGCAATTTAGTCAAACACACAGTTACTGTTGATGTTGGAACAGAAGATGACCTGGAAATCAAGGTAGATGATTTAGAAAATTATGAAAGAGATTGA
- a CDS encoding initiation-control protein YabA: MDQEILKTLAHFQEQIEALSLRFHKLKDITYQLYQENEELQRENDELKSLLFKEKAEEAVVKKEGYSNLIRIYDEGYHVCPLSFGEKRKGDCLFCLNLMENQGKEK, translated from the coding sequence ATGGATCAGGAAATACTTAAAACCCTTGCCCATTTTCAGGAACAGATAGAGGCACTCTCACTTCGTTTCCATAAACTTAAGGACATTACCTATCAACTTTATCAGGAAAATGAAGAACTACAGCGAGAAAATGACGAACTCAAAAGTCTGCTTTTTAAAGAAAAGGCAGAAGAAGCTGTAGTAAAAAAAGAGGGTTACAGTAATTTGATCAGGATCTATGATGAAGGTTATCATGTCTGTCCCTTAAGTTTTGGTGAAAAGAGAAAGGGAGATTGTCTTTTTTGTTTAAATTTAATGGAAAATCAGGGTAAGGAGAAATAG
- a CDS encoding tRNA1(Val) (adenine(37)-N6)-methyltransferase — MEEIHYLIEEELEIIQDNRFFKFGTDSVLLANFVKLRRGDNVIDLGTGSGVIPLLLAYKNQGVKVSGVEIQKPLADLAQRNVELNQMDDKIKIINQDLCPLKQEMEAGSFDVVVSNPPYLPVDAGKIKANKYLAAARHEIHAELEDVIAAAAHLLKFGGLFYLVYRVERLTEVIELLAKYNCQAKKLRFVQARQDKEADIFLLQAKLGAKPGLRVEPVLIIYQPDSSQYTEELKEIYGEDS; from the coding sequence ATGGAAGAGATTCACTATTTAATAGAAGAAGAACTTGAAATAATTCAGGATAACCGTTTTTTTAAATTTGGTACAGACTCGGTTTTGCTGGCAAATTTTGTTAAACTACGCAGGGGAGATAATGTAATCGATCTCGGCACAGGTAGTGGAGTTATTCCCCTGCTTTTAGCCTATAAAAATCAGGGGGTAAAGGTTAGTGGGGTTGAAATTCAAAAACCGCTGGCAGATTTAGCTCAAAGAAATGTGGAGCTCAATCAGATGGATGATAAAATAAAAATAATCAATCAGGACCTCTGCCCGCTTAAGCAAGAAATGGAAGCTGGCTCATTTGATGTTGTAGTTTCTAACCCCCCTTATCTGCCTGTAGATGCTGGTAAGATAAAAGCTAACAAGTATTTAGCTGCTGCCAGACATGAGATCCATGCAGAGCTAGAAGATGTTATTGCAGCTGCAGCTCATCTTTTAAAATTTGGTGGGCTTTTCTATCTTGTTTACAGGGTCGAAAGGTTGACCGAGGTAATAGAGCTTTTGGCTAAGTACAACTGTCAGGCTAAAAAGTTGCGCTTTGTTCAGGCCCGTCAGGATAAAGAAGCAGATATTTTTTTGCTGCAGGCAAAACTTGGTGCAAAACCGGGGTTAAGAGTTGAACCGGTTTTAATTATTTATCAGCCAGACAGCAGTCAGTATACCGAAGAGTTAAAAGAGATTTATGGGGAGGATTCTTAG
- the rsmI gene encoding 16S rRNA (cytidine(1402)-2'-O)-methyltransferase: MAKGKLYICGTPIGNLEDSSQRLINILKKVDLIACEDTRRSQKLLNHFSIEKKMLSYHEHNEQKRSKELIERLHSEQDIALLSDAGMPAVSDPGQILIKAAVKEGIEVIPIPGPSAFLAALVVSGLDISSFVFRAFIPRSGKERDQFIEELSLEKKTTAFYESPYRLKDTLKDLQEFSSELAEREAVVARELTKMHEEKYYGTISDLYLELKDQQIKGEIVVVIAGRQEIKEESEGWEELSVLEHLKLLMASGISKKEAIKKVAKLREMPKSEVYKIAIAISVDKD; encoded by the coding sequence TTGGCTAAAGGAAAATTATATATCTGTGGTACCCCGATCGGCAATCTAGAAGACAGCAGTCAGCGCTTGATTAATATTCTTAAAAAGGTAGATCTAATTGCCTGTGAGGATACCCGCCGCAGTCAAAAACTTTTAAATCATTTTTCAATAGAGAAAAAAATGCTGAGTTATCATGAACATAATGAGCAAAAAAGAAGCAAAGAATTAATAGAACGCCTGCATTCAGAACAGGATATAGCCCTTTTAAGTGATGCAGGGATGCCTGCCGTTTCTGACCCGGGTCAGATTTTAATCAAGGCAGCAGTAAAAGAAGGGATCGAAGTGATACCGATTCCTGGCCCCAGTGCTTTTCTGGCAGCTCTTGTAGTTTCCGGGCTTGATATTTCTTCTTTTGTTTTCAGAGCTTTTATACCCCGCTCAGGTAAAGAAAGAGATCAGTTTATCGAGGAGCTTTCCCTTGAGAAAAAAACCACAGCCTTTTATGAATCTCCTTACAGGTTAAAGGATACTTTAAAAGATCTGCAGGAATTCAGTTCGGAACTTGCTGAGAGAGAGGCCGTTGTGGCCAGAGAGTTAACCAAAATGCATGAAGAAAAATATTATGGAACAATAAGCGATCTTTATTTAGAGCTTAAAGACCAGCAGATAAAAGGGGAGATCGTGGTCGTCATAGCTGGCCGCCAGGAGATCAAAGAAGAAAGTGAAGGCTGGGAAGAACTCAGTGTTCTAGAGCATCTTAAACTTTTGATGGCAAGTGGAATCAGCAAAAAAGAGGCCATAAAAAAAGTGGCCAAATTACGTGAAATGCCAAAAAGCGAAGTTTATAAAATAGCAATCGCAATTTCTGTCGATAAAGATTAA
- the metG gene encoding methionine--tRNA ligase produces the protein MSKDTYYVTTPIYYPSDKLHIGHAYTTVAADTIARYKKMHGYDTMFLTGSDEHGQKIERKAAAEGKDTKEYVDEIVASFKELWKKLDIDYDYFIRTTEERHEKVVQKIFKKLYDKGDIYKGKYEGWYCTPCESFWSERQLEEEQGEKVCPDCHRPVEWVEEQSYFFKMSKYADRLLEHIKEHPQFIEPESRRNEMISFIENGLDDLSVSRTTFDWGIPVPIDEDHVIYVWIDALSNYITAIGYQSDPENFEHYWPADLHLVGKDILRFHTVIWPIILMALDLELPKQVFGHGWLLSKSGKMSKSKGNVVDPVVLVNDFGKDAIRYYLLREVAFGTDGTYSTEALIQRINSDLANDLGNLLNRTVSMVEQYFDSNIPVVGEKEAVDQELIDLTAKIKVEVEKEMEELKYTVALERIWDLVRRTNKYIDQTTPWILGRDESKKSRLGTVLYNLLESLRIIAVMLKPFLTETPLKIGEQIGHLSEIKNADWEAVKWGGLKSDVKIVNGDAIFPRIDLEEYYEKVEARKEKESEKSEEAKNLDLTEIKDRITFEEFMNADIRVAEILEAEKIEGSDKLLKLIVDIGLEKRQLVAGIAKHFSAEDVIGKKIMVVANLEPATIFGVKSEGMILAATDPDGNMVLSAVSDEIANGSQVK, from the coding sequence TTGAGTAAAGATACATATTATGTTACAACCCCGATTTACTATCCAAGTGATAAATTACATATTGGTCATGCCTATACAACTGTGGCTGCTGACACCATCGCTCGCTATAAGAAGATGCATGGTTATGATACCATGTTTTTAACCGGTTCTGATGAACACGGGCAAAAAATAGAGCGTAAAGCAGCAGCAGAAGGTAAGGACACCAAAGAATATGTAGATGAAATAGTAGCAAGCTTTAAAGAACTCTGGAAAAAACTTGATATCGATTATGATTATTTTATCAGGACCACAGAAGAGCGGCACGAAAAAGTTGTGCAGAAAATTTTTAAAAAACTTTATGATAAAGGTGATATTTATAAAGGGAAATATGAAGGCTGGTACTGTACTCCCTGTGAATCTTTCTGGTCGGAAAGACAGCTCGAGGAAGAGCAAGGAGAAAAGGTCTGTCCCGACTGTCACCGACCGGTAGAGTGGGTTGAAGAACAGAGCTATTTCTTTAAAATGAGCAAATATGCAGATAGACTGCTTGAACATATAAAAGAACATCCGCAATTTATAGAACCTGAAAGCAGAAGGAATGAAATGATCAGTTTTATAGAAAATGGACTTGATGATCTCAGTGTATCAAGAACCACCTTTGACTGGGGAATCCCGGTTCCGATCGATGAAGATCATGTGATTTATGTCTGGATTGATGCTTTAAGCAACTATATTACAGCTATTGGTTATCAAAGCGATCCAGAAAATTTTGAGCACTACTGGCCGGCTGATTTACATCTGGTTGGTAAGGATATTCTGCGTTTTCATACTGTTATCTGGCCGATTATTTTAATGGCCCTTGATCTGGAACTACCCAAACAGGTTTTTGGTCATGGTTGGCTTTTAAGTAAGTCAGGGAAGATGTCTAAGTCAAAGGGGAATGTTGTTGACCCGGTTGTTTTAGTTAATGACTTTGGCAAAGATGCGATCCGCTATTATTTGCTGAGAGAAGTTGCTTTTGGTACTGATGGAACTTATTCTACAGAGGCTTTAATCCAGAGAATCAATTCTGATCTGGCAAATGATCTGGGTAATCTACTTAATAGGACTGTATCTATGGTTGAACAGTATTTTGACAGTAATATTCCTGTTGTAGGAGAAAAAGAAGCGGTTGATCAGGAGCTGATAGATTTAACCGCTAAAATAAAGGTTGAAGTAGAAAAAGAAATGGAAGAATTAAAATATACGGTCGCCCTGGAAAGAATCTGGGATCTAGTTCGGAGAACAAATAAATATATTGATCAGACTACCCCCTGGATACTCGGTAGAGATGAAAGCAAAAAGTCGAGATTGGGAACAGTTCTTTACAACCTTTTAGAATCCTTAAGAATAATAGCTGTAATGTTAAAACCATTTTTAACAGAAACACCTCTTAAAATTGGTGAGCAGATCGGTCATTTGAGTGAGATTAAAAATGCTGACTGGGAAGCAGTCAAGTGGGGTGGCTTAAAATCTGATGTTAAAATTGTAAATGGAGATGCTATTTTCCCCAGAATAGATTTAGAAGAGTATTATGAAAAAGTTGAGGCCAGAAAAGAAAAAGAAAGCGAAAAATCTGAGGAGGCAAAGAATTTGGATTTAACTGAAATTAAAGATAGGATTACCTTTGAGGAGTTCATGAATGCCGATATCAGGGTAGCAGAAATACTGGAAGCAGAGAAAATCGAAGGTAGTGACAAACTGCTGAAATTGATAGTTGATATTGGGTTAGAAAAAAGACAGCTGGTAGCTGGTATAGCAAAGCATTTCAGTGCTGAAGATGTGATAGGCAAAAAAATTATGGTTGTAGCTAATCTTGAACCTGCAACTATTTTTGGTGTCAAATCAGAAGGAATGATTCTGGCAGCAACTGATCCAGATGGTAATATGGTTTTATCTGCAGTTAGTGATGAGATCGCTAATGGTAGTCAGGTAAAATAA